Proteins from a single region of Streptomyces griseiscabiei:
- the urtB gene encoding urea ABC transporter permease subunit UrtB — MTVILNQSFTGISIGAVLLLIALGLTLTFGQMGVINMAHGEFIMAGAYTTYVLQKSISGAGASLLVALPVAFLVAGAMGALLEWLLIRRLYTRPLDTLLVTWGVSLMLQQLARDIFGAPNVQTAAPGLLTGNISVGGVTFANNRLFILGLALLCVLGLTLILRLTPLGRRIRAVVQNRDLAEVSGIATERVDRTTFFIGSGLAGVAGVALTLVGPIGPTMGTNYIVDAFLVVVVGGVAQLKGSVITAFALGVLQSVLEYSTTVSVAKVIVLVAIVAFLQWRPQGLYTLRTRSLA; from the coding sequence ATGACGGTCATCCTCAACCAATCCTTCACCGGCATCAGCATCGGCGCCGTCCTCCTCCTCATCGCCCTCGGCCTGACCCTCACCTTCGGTCAGATGGGCGTGATCAACATGGCGCACGGCGAGTTCATCATGGCCGGCGCGTACACCACGTACGTCCTCCAGAAGTCCATCAGCGGCGCCGGAGCCTCCCTCCTCGTGGCCCTTCCCGTCGCCTTCCTGGTCGCCGGAGCCATGGGCGCACTGCTGGAATGGCTGCTCATCCGCCGCCTGTACACCAGGCCCCTGGACACCCTGCTGGTCACCTGGGGCGTCTCCCTGATGCTCCAGCAGCTGGCCCGGGACATCTTCGGCGCCCCGAACGTCCAGACGGCCGCTCCCGGCCTGCTCACCGGCAACATCTCGGTCGGCGGCGTCACCTTCGCCAACAACCGGCTGTTCATCCTCGGCCTGGCCCTGCTCTGCGTCCTCGGCCTCACCCTGATCCTGCGGCTGACCCCGCTGGGCCGCCGTATCCGGGCCGTCGTACAGAACCGGGACCTCGCCGAGGTGTCCGGGATCGCGACCGAACGCGTGGACCGTACGACGTTCTTCATCGGCTCGGGCCTCGCGGGCGTGGCCGGTGTGGCGCTCACCCTGGTCGGCCCGATCGGTCCGACGATGGGTACCAACTACATCGTCGACGCCTTCCTGGTCGTGGTCGTCGGCGGTGTCGCCCAGCTCAAGGGCAGTGTCATCACCGCCTTCGCGCTCGGCGTCCTGCAGTCGGTCCTCGAATACTCGACGACGGTCAGCGTCGCCAAGGTCATCGTGCTCGTGGCGATCGTCGCCTTCCTGCAGTGGCGACCCCAGGGCCTGTACACACTGCGCACCCGGAGCCTGGCATGA
- a CDS encoding MFS transporter: protein MLAVLRQRVYRRLFVAQVVALVGTGLATVALGLLAYDLAGADAGSVLGTALAIKMVAYVVIAPAVGAVADRVPRRALMVSADLVRAGIAVSLPFVGEIWQVYVLVFLLQSASAAFTPTFQAVIPEVLPEERDYTRALSMSRLAYDLESLLSPALAAVLLSVMTYDRLFTGTVVGFLASAALVASTALPARAPVSGPRTGGVYARATAGTRLFLGAPVLRALLALNLAVAAAGAMVTVNSVVYVRDVLGLSAGAVPLALGAYGAGSMAVALLLPRVLDRVPDRTVMLPGALSLAVVFAGLGVVTAARDGSWRLPALLVLWAAFGAASSAVLTPCGRLIRRAVPPGERTAVFAAQFSLSHGCWLLTYPLAGWLGATAGLGPAVLALGAIALGAALASVRLWPAAEERTAAAPTTHVHADLPRGHPHLAGALRVPTGWRHSHGPLTDGPHAR from the coding sequence ATGCTCGCCGTTCTGCGTCAGCGTGTCTATCGGCGGCTGTTCGTCGCCCAGGTCGTGGCCCTGGTGGGGACCGGGCTGGCGACCGTCGCGCTCGGGCTGCTGGCCTACGATCTCGCGGGGGCCGACGCCGGGTCCGTGCTCGGTACGGCGCTGGCGATCAAGATGGTGGCGTACGTGGTGATCGCGCCGGCGGTCGGCGCGGTCGCCGACCGGGTGCCCCGGCGGGCGCTGATGGTCTCGGCGGACCTGGTGCGCGCGGGGATCGCCGTGTCACTGCCGTTCGTCGGTGAGATCTGGCAGGTGTACGTCCTGGTGTTCCTCCTGCAGTCCGCGTCGGCCGCGTTCACGCCCACGTTCCAGGCCGTGATCCCCGAGGTGCTGCCCGAGGAGCGCGACTACACGCGGGCGTTGTCGATGTCGCGGCTGGCGTACGACCTGGAGAGCCTCCTCTCCCCCGCGCTCGCGGCCGTCCTGTTGTCGGTCATGACCTACGACCGGCTGTTCACCGGCACGGTCGTCGGCTTCCTCGCCTCGGCCGCGCTGGTCGCCTCGACCGCCCTCCCGGCGCGGGCCCCCGTCTCCGGCCCCCGCACGGGCGGTGTGTACGCCAGGGCCACGGCCGGTACCCGCCTGTTCCTCGGCGCCCCCGTGCTGCGGGCCCTGCTCGCCCTGAACCTCGCGGTCGCGGCGGCCGGGGCGATGGTGACGGTCAACTCCGTCGTCTACGTCCGTGACGTGCTGGGCCTGTCGGCGGGCGCCGTACCGCTGGCGCTGGGGGCGTACGGGGCGGGGTCGATGGCCGTGGCCCTGCTGCTGCCCCGTGTGCTGGACCGGGTGCCGGACCGGACGGTGATGCTGCCGGGCGCGCTGTCCCTGGCCGTCGTCTTCGCCGGGCTCGGGGTGGTCACGGCGGCGCGGGACGGGAGTTGGCGGCTGCCCGCGCTGCTCGTGCTCTGGGCCGCGTTCGGTGCCGCGTCCTCGGCGGTGCTCACCCCCTGCGGACGGCTGATACGTCGCGCGGTGCCCCCCGGGGAGCGGACGGCCGTGTTCGCCGCGCAGTTCTCCCTCTCGCACGGCTGCTGGCTGCTGACGTATCCGCTGGCCGGCTGGCTGGGGGCGACCGCCGGACTGGGCCCGGCGGTGCTCGCGCTGGGGGCGATCGCCCTGGGCGCGGCGCTGGCGTCCGTACGGCTGTGGCCGGCGGCCGAGGAGCGTACGGCCGCCGCGCCGACCACTCATGTGCACGCGGACCTGCCCCGGGGCCACCCCCATCTGGCGGGTGCCCTTCGGGTGCCGACGGGCTGGCGGCACAGTCACGGGCCCCTCACGGACGGGCCGCACGCGAGATAG
- a CDS encoding LysR family transcriptional regulator: MTADFSLRQLEYFVAVADTGSMSAAAVRCHASQAGISTAIADLERRLGVQLLVRRRAKGVFLTEAGTRVLAHAQAVLARAEDLKADARAEEGQLAGRLTIGCYTTLSPFLIPPLLDGFTRLHPDVDLHFVDGSQEEIRQALLDGACDLGLLYETGAETGLTCATVRANKPYVILAPGHPLAGRDAVSLTELADEPLIMYAVPPAPANADRWMHSVGVRPNIRHRTSSIEAVRSLVARGLGYSLLIQRWPTDTSFEGLPLAAVPISDPLEEVRVVIAHAASVTPTRRARAFAQYARKTPHTAATA, encoded by the coding sequence ATGACCGCCGACTTCTCGCTCCGGCAGCTGGAGTACTTCGTGGCCGTCGCGGACACGGGCTCCATGAGCGCCGCCGCCGTGCGCTGCCACGCCTCCCAGGCGGGCATCTCCACCGCGATCGCCGACCTGGAACGCCGGCTCGGTGTGCAACTCCTCGTCCGGCGGCGGGCCAAGGGCGTCTTCCTCACCGAGGCCGGCACCCGGGTCCTCGCCCACGCCCAGGCCGTCCTCGCCCGCGCCGAGGACCTGAAGGCCGACGCCAGGGCCGAGGAGGGGCAGCTCGCCGGCCGGCTGACGATCGGCTGCTACACCACCCTCTCCCCGTTCCTGATCCCACCCCTCCTCGACGGCTTCACCCGGCTCCACCCCGATGTCGACCTGCACTTCGTCGACGGCTCCCAGGAGGAGATCCGGCAGGCCCTCCTCGACGGCGCCTGCGACCTGGGCCTGTTGTACGAGACCGGCGCCGAGACGGGCCTGACGTGCGCCACCGTGCGGGCGAACAAGCCGTATGTGATCCTCGCGCCGGGACACCCCCTGGCCGGGCGGGACGCCGTCTCCCTGACCGAACTCGCCGACGAGCCCCTGATCATGTACGCGGTGCCGCCCGCCCCGGCCAACGCCGACCGCTGGATGCACAGCGTCGGCGTCAGACCGAACATCCGTCACCGCACCTCCTCCATCGAGGCCGTGCGCAGCCTGGTCGCCCGAGGGCTCGGCTACTCGCTGCTGATCCAGCGCTGGCCCACCGACACCAGCTTCGAGGGCCTGCCCCTGGCGGCGGTACCGATCAGCGATCCGCTGGAGGAGGTCAGGGTCGTGATCGCCCACGCCGCGAGCGTCACGCCCACCCGCAGGGCACGTGCCTTCGCCCAGTACGCGCGGAAGACCCCGCACACGGCGGCGACCGCGTGA
- a CDS encoding endonuclease/exonuclease/phosphatase family protein, protein MRPDRPGPGRVLAAVAVLTAALLFFPRAVPNSVGRAGSLLEAFLPWLGLVAVALLGLGLLHRSAVALLALLLPVAAWTYTFGGLLLPGAKPGPRHLVVVQHNVSDENTDPAGTARALADAGPDLVALQELVPEALPAYEETLAPDYPHHAVRGTVGLWSKHPLTEARLLDIKPRGIAEEWSRGLRAVVRTPHGDIAAYVAHLPSVRVGPGGLASQRRDESAGLLGRAVAAERRNPVILLGDLNGTVDDRGLTPLTSRLNVAERGFAFSYPAGFPLTRIDQVMARSATVTGIRALPATGSDHLPVAATVTLD, encoded by the coding sequence GTGAGGCCGGACCGCCCCGGCCCGGGACGGGTGCTCGCCGCGGTGGCGGTGCTGACGGCCGCGCTGCTGTTCTTCCCCCGGGCGGTCCCCAACTCCGTGGGCCGCGCGGGCAGTCTGCTGGAGGCGTTCCTGCCCTGGCTCGGCCTGGTCGCCGTCGCCCTGCTCGGCCTCGGCCTGTTGCACCGCTCGGCCGTCGCGCTGCTGGCCCTGCTGCTGCCGGTGGCGGCCTGGACGTACACCTTCGGCGGGCTGCTGCTGCCCGGTGCGAAGCCCGGCCCGCGCCATCTGGTCGTGGTGCAGCACAACGTCAGCGACGAGAACACCGACCCGGCGGGCACCGCCCGCGCCCTCGCCGACGCGGGCCCCGATCTCGTCGCGCTGCAGGAACTGGTCCCCGAGGCGCTGCCCGCCTACGAGGAAACCCTCGCCCCGGACTACCCGCACCACGCGGTCCGGGGCACCGTGGGCCTCTGGTCGAAGCACCCCCTCACCGAGGCACGGCTGCTCGACATCAAGCCGCGGGGGATCGCGGAGGAGTGGAGCCGCGGGCTGCGCGCGGTGGTCCGCACCCCGCACGGCGACATCGCCGCGTACGTCGCCCATCTGCCCTCCGTCCGCGTGGGCCCCGGCGGACTGGCCTCCCAGCGGCGGGACGAGAGCGCGGGGCTGCTGGGCCGGGCCGTCGCCGCCGAACGACGGAACCCGGTGATCCTGCTCGGCGACCTCAACGGCACGGTCGACGACCGTGGACTGACGCCCCTGACCTCCCGGTTGAACGTGGCGGAACGCGGTTTCGCCTTCAGCTACCCGGCAGGCTTCCCGCTCACCCGGATCGACCAGGTCATGGCCCGCTCGGCGACCGTCACCGGCATCCGCGCGCTCCCCGCGACCGGCAGCGACCACCTGCCGGTCGCCGCCACCGTCACACTGGACTGA
- a CDS encoding MarR family winged helix-turn-helix transcriptional regulator, with protein sequence MAKRPEELLHLLTRAERLSVRRVQSVLDEFGCSVEAWRVLDLLSDGQGHNMTALAEHAFLPAPSLTKLIDQLVDQNLVFRRVDPVDRRRVLAHLTPRGLERRQLIARQVRADWAGSEPLTDEDGKSLELLLERLARSLESGAGADGRDGVSAGRAERAAGRGR encoded by the coding sequence ATGGCGAAGCGGCCCGAGGAACTGCTGCACCTGCTGACCCGTGCCGAGCGCCTGTCCGTGCGCCGAGTCCAGTCCGTACTGGACGAGTTCGGCTGTTCCGTCGAGGCCTGGCGGGTCCTCGACCTGCTCTCGGACGGGCAGGGGCACAACATGACGGCCCTCGCCGAGCACGCCTTCCTGCCGGCGCCGAGCCTGACCAAGCTGATCGACCAACTCGTCGACCAGAACCTGGTGTTCCGCCGGGTCGACCCCGTCGACCGGCGCCGTGTCCTCGCCCATCTCACCCCGCGCGGCCTGGAGCGACGACAGTTGATCGCCCGTCAGGTGCGCGCCGACTGGGCCGGGTCGGAGCCGCTGACCGACGAGGACGGGAAGAGCCTGGAGCTGTTGCTGGAGCGGCTGGCCCGGTCCCTGGAGAGCGGTGCGGGCGCCGACGGCCGGGACGGGGTCAGCGCAGGTCGTGCGGAGCGCGCAGCTGGGCGAGGACGGTGA
- a CDS encoding substrate-binding domain-containing protein, producing the protein MNRPPSRLHLPDWVTADAATLNVALVYPMQGPAGIFGPACGACARLAAEEVNKAGGVLGRELRLVEVDGGAEPWRVAQEVEALVASGAVQGVTGWHISSVRQAIAPRVAHRVPYVYTALYEGGERTEGVFMTSETPSWQLLPAMRLLAEARGVRRWFVVGNDYVWPRHTARAARAYARACRGRVCGEAYLPLGTEDFEDVLRRVERADADGVLMLLVGSDAVRFNRAFAAFGLDRRCLRLSTLMDENMLLGSGPEATLDLYSTAGFFASLADRNTLDFHGRYADRFGFEAPVPGSLGESCYEGVLLLAALVERARALDVTAIGAAADTVSYEGPRGLLGLDGRHVRQRIYLAQADGCDFTVLAQLRAPHDLR; encoded by the coding sequence ATGAATCGGCCACCGTCGCGCCTCCACCTTCCCGACTGGGTGACGGCCGACGCCGCGACGCTGAACGTGGCCCTCGTCTACCCGATGCAGGGGCCCGCCGGGATCTTCGGCCCGGCCTGCGGGGCGTGCGCGCGGCTGGCCGCCGAGGAGGTCAACAAGGCCGGGGGAGTACTGGGCAGGGAGCTGCGGCTGGTCGAGGTCGACGGCGGGGCCGAGCCGTGGCGGGTCGCGCAGGAGGTCGAGGCGCTGGTCGCCTCGGGTGCGGTGCAGGGCGTCACCGGCTGGCACATCTCCTCGGTCCGGCAGGCGATCGCCCCGCGCGTCGCCCACCGGGTGCCGTACGTGTACACGGCCCTGTACGAGGGCGGGGAGCGCACCGAGGGCGTCTTCATGACGAGCGAGACGCCGTCCTGGCAGCTGCTGCCCGCGATGCGGCTGCTCGCCGAGGCGCGCGGGGTGCGCCGCTGGTTCGTCGTCGGCAACGACTACGTATGGCCCCGCCACACCGCGCGGGCGGCCCGGGCCTACGCCCGCGCCTGCCGGGGCCGGGTCTGCGGCGAGGCGTATCTGCCGCTCGGCACCGAGGACTTCGAGGACGTCCTGCGGCGCGTCGAACGGGCCGACGCCGACGGGGTGCTGATGCTCCTGGTCGGCAGCGACGCGGTCCGCTTCAACCGCGCCTTCGCCGCCTTTGGACTCGACCGGCGCTGCCTCAGGCTGAGCACCCTGATGGACGAGAACATGCTCCTGGGCAGCGGCCCCGAGGCCACCCTCGACCTGTACAGCACGGCCGGGTTCTTCGCCTCGCTGGCCGACCGGAACACCCTGGACTTCCACGGCCGGTACGCCGACCGCTTCGGCTTCGAGGCACCGGTCCCGGGCAGCCTCGGCGAGTCCTGCTACGAGGGCGTCCTGCTGCTCGCCGCCCTCGTCGAGCGGGCCCGCGCCCTGGACGTCACCGCGATCGGGGCGGCCGCCGACACCGTCTCGTACGAGGGACCGCGCGGTCTGCTCGGTCTGGACGGGCGGCATGTGCGCCAGCGGATCTACCTCGCCCAGGCCGACGGCTGCGACTTCACCGTCCTCGCCCAGCTGCGCGCTCCGCACGACCTGCGCTGA
- the urtD gene encoding urea ABC transporter ATP-binding protein UrtD: MSGEGLTIRDLRVTFDGFKAVDGVDLDIRPGDLRFLIGPNGAGKTTLVDAVTGLVKSTGSVRFGGEELIGRPVHRIARLGIGRTFQTATVFEELTVLQNLDIAAGAGRGPLTLLRRRKGVPEAVTRALETTGLTDLRDRPAGVLAHGQKQWLEIGMLLVQDVRLLLLDEPVAGMSHDEREATGELLRRVGEDHTVVVIEHDMDFMRSFARTVTVLHAGKVLSEGSVAEVQADAKVQEVYLGRASEPAAEKTAAGKTADEKTPAPVPVPAAEEA; the protein is encoded by the coding sequence ATGAGCGGCGAGGGACTGACGATCCGCGACCTACGGGTGACGTTCGACGGCTTCAAGGCCGTCGACGGCGTGGACCTCGACATCCGCCCCGGCGACCTGCGCTTCCTGATCGGCCCCAACGGCGCGGGCAAGACGACCCTCGTGGACGCCGTCACCGGCCTGGTGAAGTCCACCGGCTCGGTCCGCTTCGGCGGCGAGGAACTCATCGGCAGGCCGGTCCACCGGATCGCCCGCCTCGGCATCGGCCGTACGTTCCAGACGGCCACCGTCTTCGAGGAACTCACCGTCCTGCAGAACCTCGACATCGCGGCCGGCGCCGGACGCGGCCCGCTGACGCTGCTCCGCCGCCGCAAGGGCGTACCGGAGGCGGTGACCCGGGCCCTGGAGACCACCGGCCTGACCGATCTGCGCGACCGCCCGGCGGGCGTCCTGGCGCACGGCCAGAAGCAGTGGCTGGAGATCGGCATGCTGCTCGTGCAGGACGTGAGACTGCTCCTGCTCGACGAGCCGGTGGCCGGGATGAGCCACGACGAACGCGAGGCCACCGGCGAACTGCTCAGGCGCGTCGGCGAGGACCACACGGTCGTCGTCATCGAGCACGACATGGACTTCATGCGCTCCTTCGCCCGCACCGTCACCGTCCTGCACGCCGGCAAGGTCCTCAGCGAGGGTTCCGTGGCCGAGGTCCAGGCCGACGCCAAGGTCCAGGAGGTCTACCTCGGCCGCGCGTCCGAGCCCGCCGCCGAGAAGACCGCCGCCGGGAAGACCGCTGACGAGAAGACCCCCGCTCCCGTCCCCGTCCCCGCCGCCGAGGAGGCATGA
- the urtA gene encoding urea ABC transporter substrate-binding protein, with product MSGIGISRRGLLAGASALGTTAALSACGAKTGSGTSSNAGAQADTSGDTVKVGLLNSLSGTMAISEVTVHNALLLAVKEINAAGGVLGKKLKPISQDGASDWPTFAEKAEALITDDKVAATFGCWTSASRKAVKPVFERYKSLLFYPVQYEGLEQSPYIFYIGATTNQQIVPALDYLKKQGLTRLYLVGSDYVFPRTANKIIKAYAEAQGMKVVGEDYAPLGSTEFGTIVNKVKDAGADAVFNTLNGDSNVAFFKEYKSAGLTAKSLPVLSVSIAEEEVKSIGTQYLEGQLTAWNYYETTPGAANTKFVAAYQAAYGKDKPTSDPMEAAYISVYLWKEMVEKAGSFDVAKVKKAADGIELDAPEGKVTVDGATQHVRKTARIGRIGSDGLIEEVWNSGKPIEPDPYLKGYDWAAGLS from the coding sequence ATGTCCGGGATCGGCATCAGCAGACGCGGTCTTCTCGCCGGCGCGTCGGCGCTCGGTACGACCGCCGCCCTCAGCGCGTGCGGCGCCAAGACCGGCAGCGGCACCTCGTCGAACGCCGGGGCACAGGCGGACACCTCGGGCGACACGGTCAAGGTGGGACTGCTGAACTCGCTCTCCGGCACCATGGCCATCAGCGAGGTCACCGTCCACAACGCGCTGCTGCTCGCGGTGAAGGAGATCAACGCCGCCGGCGGTGTCCTCGGCAAGAAGCTGAAGCCGATCAGCCAGGACGGCGCCTCCGACTGGCCGACCTTCGCGGAGAAGGCGGAGGCCCTGATCACCGACGACAAGGTGGCCGCCACCTTCGGCTGCTGGACCTCCGCCAGCCGCAAGGCCGTCAAGCCCGTCTTCGAGCGCTACAAGTCGCTCCTGTTCTACCCCGTCCAGTACGAGGGCCTGGAGCAGTCCCCGTACATCTTCTACATCGGCGCCACCACCAACCAGCAGATCGTGCCGGCCCTCGACTACCTGAAGAAGCAGGGCCTGACCCGGCTGTACCTGGTGGGCAGCGACTATGTCTTCCCGCGCACCGCCAACAAGATCATCAAGGCGTACGCGGAGGCCCAGGGCATGAAGGTGGTCGGCGAGGACTACGCGCCGCTCGGCTCCACCGAGTTCGGCACCATCGTCAACAAGGTCAAGGACGCGGGCGCCGACGCCGTGTTCAACACCCTCAACGGCGACAGCAACGTGGCCTTCTTCAAGGAGTACAAGTCCGCCGGGCTCACCGCGAAGAGCCTGCCGGTGCTGTCGGTGTCGATCGCCGAGGAGGAGGTCAAGAGCATCGGCACGCAGTACCTGGAGGGCCAGCTGACCGCCTGGAACTACTACGAGACCACACCGGGCGCCGCCAACACCAAGTTCGTCGCCGCCTACCAGGCCGCCTACGGCAAGGACAAGCCGACCAGCGACCCGATGGAGGCCGCGTACATCTCGGTGTACCTCTGGAAGGAGATGGTCGAGAAGGCCGGTTCCTTCGACGTCGCCAAGGTCAAGAAGGCGGCCGACGGCATCGAACTCGACGCGCCCGAGGGCAAGGTCACGGTCGACGGGGCGACCCAGCACGTCCGCAAGACGGCCCGCATCGGCAGGATCGGCTCGGACGGGCTGATCGAGGAGGTCTGGAACTCCGGCAAGCCGATCGAGCCGGACCCGTATCTGAAGGGGTACGACTGGGCCGCCGGTCTGTCGTGA
- a CDS encoding ArsR/SmtB family transcription factor, giving the protein MPERHAVSPASGAHLRAPDSARLIEATGVFAMLSDVTRLHLLWLLAQGESDVGSLAERCEASRTAVSQHLAKLRLAGLVDTRREGRHIHYRLGDGHLRRLVVEALSHADHRVSGQAPHD; this is encoded by the coding sequence ATGCCTGAACGCCATGCCGTCTCACCTGCGTCCGGTGCGCATCTGCGCGCCCCCGACAGCGCACGGCTCATCGAGGCGACCGGAGTGTTCGCGATGCTCTCCGACGTCACCCGGCTGCATCTGCTGTGGCTGCTCGCGCAGGGCGAGTCGGACGTCGGCTCCCTGGCCGAGCGCTGCGAGGCGTCCCGCACGGCCGTCAGCCAGCACCTGGCCAAGCTGCGGCTGGCCGGACTCGTGGACACCCGCCGGGAAGGGCGGCACATCCACTACCGCCTCGGCGACGGGCACCTGCGGCGCCTGGTCGTGGAGGCGCTCAGCCACGCGGACCACCGGGTCAGCGGCCAGGCGCCGCACGACTGA
- a CDS encoding antibiotic biosynthesis monooxygenase family protein, which produces MRIEIEVDARRRPPRDAAEPARPVPAYEPPYYAAVFTAVRTPDQSGFGETNARMEDLVKDIPGYLGTDHAQTPGGLGITVGYFRDADALDRWRTDAEHRAAQRRGRAEWYECYTLHVAKVERSHDFTRP; this is translated from the coding sequence ATGAGGATCGAGATCGAGGTGGACGCGCGCCGTCGGCCACCGCGGGACGCCGCCGAGCCCGCCCGGCCCGTCCCCGCCTACGAACCCCCGTACTACGCGGCCGTCTTCACCGCGGTGCGGACCCCGGACCAGAGCGGCTTCGGCGAGACCAACGCGCGCATGGAGGACCTGGTGAAGGACATCCCCGGGTACCTGGGGACGGACCACGCCCAGACCCCCGGCGGGCTGGGCATCACCGTCGGCTACTTCCGCGACGCCGACGCCCTCGACCGGTGGCGCACCGACGCCGAGCACCGCGCGGCGCAGCGACGCGGGCGGGCCGAATGGTACGAGTGCTACACGCTGCATGTGGCGAAGGTGGAGCGGAGCCACGACTTCACCCGACCGTAG
- the urtC gene encoding urea ABC transporter permease subunit UrtC, producing the protein MTTTTPRPEKTVPDPAEPAPSLLDRFRVPGAFLLGAVLLLGVAPLALSDFRLNLLAKYLCYAIVAVGVSLAWGRGGLLVLGQGVFFGLGGYAMAMHLKLADAADTGQTLPDFMQLYGTGDSLPWWWQPFANPLFALAMTVLLPMAVAALLGFLVFRRRVKGAYFAILSQALAAALAIWLVGQQATTGGTNGLTDIQGFFGYDLNDPVNQKMVYFIIAAVLLLLMAAARQLFVSRYGELLVAVRDSEERVRFLGYDPATVKLVAYVVAAGMAGLAGALFVPAVGIISPALIGIVPSIGFVIGAAVGGRASLVGAVLGAIAVAWAQSTLSDAFPAAWTYLQGLLFVVAVGFLPGGLASLARVVRRRRTPKTITPATTPAPTGGTA; encoded by the coding sequence ATGACGACGACAACTCCCCGTCCCGAGAAGACCGTTCCCGACCCGGCGGAGCCCGCGCCCTCCCTCCTGGACCGCTTCCGCGTCCCCGGCGCCTTCCTCCTCGGCGCCGTGCTGCTGCTCGGCGTCGCCCCGCTCGCCCTCTCCGACTTCCGGCTCAACCTCCTCGCCAAATACCTCTGTTACGCGATCGTCGCGGTCGGCGTCAGCCTCGCCTGGGGGCGCGGCGGACTGCTCGTCCTCGGTCAGGGCGTCTTCTTCGGCCTGGGCGGCTACGCCATGGCCATGCACCTCAAGCTCGCCGACGCCGCCGACACCGGCCAGACGCTGCCCGACTTCATGCAGCTCTACGGCACGGGCGACAGTCTGCCCTGGTGGTGGCAGCCGTTCGCGAACCCGCTGTTCGCCCTCGCCATGACCGTGCTGCTGCCGATGGCGGTCGCCGCGCTGCTCGGTTTCCTCGTCTTCCGCCGCCGGGTGAAGGGCGCCTACTTCGCGATCCTCAGCCAGGCGCTGGCCGCCGCCCTCGCCATCTGGCTGGTCGGCCAGCAGGCCACCACCGGCGGCACCAACGGCCTCACCGACATCCAGGGTTTCTTCGGCTACGACCTCAACGACCCGGTCAACCAGAAGATGGTGTACTTCATCATCGCCGCCGTGCTCCTGCTGCTGATGGCCGCCGCCCGCCAGCTCTTCGTCAGCCGCTACGGCGAACTCCTCGTCGCCGTACGGGACTCGGAGGAGCGCGTCCGCTTCCTCGGCTACGACCCCGCCACCGTCAAGCTCGTCGCGTACGTCGTGGCGGCGGGCATGGCCGGACTCGCGGGCGCCCTCTTCGTCCCGGCGGTCGGCATCATCTCCCCGGCGCTGATCGGCATCGTCCCCTCCATCGGCTTCGTCATCGGCGCGGCGGTGGGCGGCCGGGCCTCCCTGGTGGGCGCGGTGCTCGGCGCGATCGCGGTCGCCTGGGCGCAGAGCACCCTCTCCGACGCCTTCCCCGCCGCCTGGACCTACCTCCAGGGGCTGCTGTTCGTCGTCGCCGTCGGCTTCCTGCCCGGCGGCCTGGCGTCCCTGGCGAGAGTGGTCCGCCGACGCCGTACGCCCAAGACGATCACCCCGGCCACCACCCCGGCCCCGACAGGAGGAACGGCATGA
- the urtE gene encoding urea ABC transporter ATP-binding subunit UrtE: protein MLEIDSVRAGYDRTTVLHGVTVSVPKDGVGAVLGHNGAGKSTLLRAAMGLIRPKGGRVLLDGEDITHLAPHQRVARGMAYVPQGQQSFPHLTTAENLRLVADGRPDGKEATAEALDLFPVLRELSARRAGLLSGGQRQQLALARALITRPRLLLLDEPTEGIQPSVVAEIEETILALTRRGGLSVLLVEQHVGFAMRAAGRYHVLEAGRVTSSGEGGTGAERTVRAALSV from the coding sequence ATGCTGGAGATCGACTCCGTCCGGGCCGGTTACGACCGTACGACCGTGCTGCACGGTGTGACCGTCTCCGTCCCGAAGGACGGCGTCGGGGCCGTCCTCGGCCACAACGGCGCCGGCAAGAGCACCCTGCTGCGCGCCGCGATGGGCCTCATCAGGCCGAAGGGCGGACGGGTCCTGCTGGACGGTGAGGACATCACCCACCTCGCCCCGCACCAGCGGGTGGCCCGGGGCATGGCCTACGTCCCCCAGGGCCAGCAGTCCTTCCCGCACCTCACCACCGCCGAGAACCTGCGACTGGTCGCCGACGGCCGCCCGGACGGCAAGGAGGCGACCGCCGAGGCCCTGGACCTCTTCCCCGTCCTGCGGGAACTCTCCGCCCGCCGGGCCGGTCTCCTCTCCGGCGGCCAGCGCCAGCAACTCGCCCTGGCCCGCGCCCTGATCACCCGGCCCCGGCTCCTCCTCCTCGACGAGCCGACCGAGGGCATCCAGCCCTCCGTCGTCGCCGAGATCGAGGAGACGATCCTCGCCCTGACCCGCCGGGGCGGCCTCTCCGTCCTCCTCGTCGAACAGCACGTCGGCTTCGCCATGCGGGCCGCCGGGCGGTACCACGTGCTGGAGGCGGGCCGGGTCACCTCCTCGGGCGAGGGCGGCACCGGAGCCGAGCGGACGGTCCGGGCAGCGCTCAGCGTGTGA